In Prochlorococcus marinus XMU1404, the following proteins share a genomic window:
- a CDS encoding DUF1350 family protein, translated as MTFTKYQFNNFCYWPSRPKKIVEFIGGSYLASKPDLTYRRFIESLIHKNYAVHAYKYTPQFDHQQIAIKAWKDFKNCRMSLSKRIGSSIPSIRIGHSLGCKLHLISPDGGRNCEKFISISFNNFSASKSIPLLKQLAQKLEFRSEFSPSPEKTLRIIEKTYSQKNNFLIKFKSDELDQTDKLFSCLKARKEDDSQGIILKGTHTIIASAGLRENFLGDWADDDLKRNTIKKISNLIDECD; from the coding sequence ATGACTTTTACAAAATATCAATTTAACAATTTTTGTTATTGGCCTTCAAGACCCAAGAAAATTGTGGAATTTATCGGTGGAAGTTATTTAGCTTCTAAACCAGATTTAACCTATAGAAGATTCATAGAGAGCCTAATTCATAAAAATTATGCAGTACACGCATACAAGTACACTCCACAATTTGACCACCAACAAATTGCCATTAAGGCATGGAAGGATTTTAAAAATTGCAGAATGTCCTTATCTAAAAGAATAGGTTCATCAATTCCTTCAATAAGAATTGGTCATAGCCTAGGCTGCAAACTTCACTTAATTTCTCCTGATGGTGGAAGGAATTGTGAAAAATTTATATCAATTAGTTTCAATAACTTTAGTGCAAGCAAATCAATTCCATTATTGAAACAGCTTGCTCAAAAATTAGAATTCAGGAGTGAATTCAGCCCAAGTCCAGAAAAGACTTTACGGATAATTGAAAAAACTTATAGTCAAAAAAATAACTTCCTAATAAAATTCAAATCAGACGAATTAGATCAAACAGATAAATTATTTTCTTGTCTTAAAGCAAGAAAAGAAGACGATTCTCAGGGGATAATCTTAAAAGGAACTCACACTATTATTGCAAGTGCAGGACTAAGAGAAAATTTTTTAGGAGATTGGGCAGACGATGATTTAAAAAGGAATACTATAAAAAAAATTTCAAATTTAATTGATGAATGCGATTAA
- a CDS encoding sodium:solute symporter has translation MFLKSLNIFSLQNKDIFSNSLLISFLGLLIIFFLLIFGRKFKLAVQLERFGLPIAVISGIFGISIGPFGAIHFLPKEIINVWSNFPTPLLSLVFATLMMGRPIPNINGLVKPIFNQFLLALSLGFGQFFVGGLVVKYFLPPSMDANPLMGCLIEVGFEGGHGAASIIGESFNKLGFPNGLDLGLAMATMGLLSSSILGSIFIFLGRTLGLSDTKEIIEKKDSLKEKNKTGIFADLRILIINLGFSGLSISFGVLLLRFLRYISSHFGNFSKEIIFSLPVFPFILIGSLLIRYILEKTKNTKLISNILQREIGILSTDLLIFTAMASLDIAVVFDNWILILVFTIFGLFWNLICIAYFAYFIFDDYWFEKSLIEFGNSTGVVASGLLLLRLADPKNISKTLPIFTSKQLFAQLVLSGGLFTVLAPLLISKIGLDYWTEICALITFAILFIALIFNKVGMKNFQ, from the coding sequence ATGTTTTTGAAATCATTGAATATTTTTTCTCTACAGAATAAAGATATTTTTTCAAATTCTCTTTTAATAAGTTTTCTGGGATTATTAATTATATTTTTTTTATTGATATTTGGGAGGAAATTTAAACTGGCTGTTCAACTTGAGAGATTTGGATTGCCAATAGCAGTTATATCAGGAATTTTTGGTATATCTATAGGTCCCTTCGGAGCAATACACTTTTTGCCAAAAGAAATAATCAATGTTTGGAGTAATTTCCCTACTCCTCTTCTATCATTAGTCTTTGCAACTTTGATGATGGGAAGACCTATTCCAAATATAAATGGTTTAGTTAAACCAATTTTTAATCAATTTCTACTAGCTCTTTCTCTAGGTTTCGGACAATTTTTTGTTGGCGGTTTAGTTGTTAAATATTTTTTACCTCCATCTATGGATGCAAATCCTCTAATGGGATGTTTAATAGAGGTTGGTTTTGAAGGTGGTCATGGTGCTGCATCAATAATTGGCGAAAGTTTTAATAAACTTGGTTTCCCAAATGGTTTAGATCTTGGTTTGGCTATGGCAACAATGGGTCTTTTGTCATCATCTATATTGGGTAGCATATTTATTTTTCTTGGGAGAACTTTAGGTCTTTCAGATACTAAGGAAATTATTGAAAAAAAAGATAGTCTAAAAGAAAAAAATAAGACAGGAATTTTTGCAGATTTAAGAATTTTAATAATAAATCTTGGATTCTCAGGTTTGTCAATTTCTTTTGGTGTTTTGCTTCTTAGATTTTTAAGGTATATTTCAAGTCACTTTGGTAATTTTTCGAAGGAAATTATTTTTTCACTTCCTGTATTCCCTTTTATCCTTATAGGTTCCCTACTTATTAGATATATTTTAGAGAAAACTAAAAATACGAAATTAATTTCTAATATCCTGCAAAGGGAGATTGGTATTTTATCTACAGACTTATTGATTTTTACAGCTATGGCGAGTTTAGATATTGCTGTTGTGTTTGATAATTGGATACTAATTTTAGTGTTTACTATTTTTGGTTTATTTTGGAATTTAATTTGCATTGCTTATTTTGCATACTTTATTTTTGATGATTACTGGTTTGAAAAAAGTTTGATAGAGTTTGGAAATTCTACAGGTGTAGTAGCTTCTGGATTACTTCTTTTGAGGCTTGCAGATCCTAAAAACATTTCTAAGACGTTACCAATTTTTACATCAAAACAACTTTTTGCTCAGTTAGTTCTTTCAGGTGGACTATTCACAGTTTTGGCCCCATTACTGATTTCTAAAATTGGACTTGATTATTGGACAGAAATTTGTGCCCTAATTACATTCGCAATTCTTTTTATTGCATTGATTTTTAATAAAGTAGGGATGAAAAATTTTCAATAA
- the crtL gene encoding lycopene beta cyclase — protein MSIERMPDVLVLGAGPAGMAIASALGKEKLDVEVLSPNGPDEPWPNTYGIWGKEVDQLGLQDLLEYRWKNTVSFFGHGALEEQDDENKATEHSLDYGLFDKKKLHNFWFNECNKSFIKWHQGFADEIHFDKYKSTVTTKDGKTYSARLVVDATGYDPVFLKLKSCGPLAVQTCYGIVGNFSKPPLKKGQFVLMDYRNDHLNEEQKKEPPTFLYAMDMGNGKYFLEETSLGLVNPLTMENLKERLEKRLSYRDISITSMQHEELGLFLPMNMPIPDFKQQILGYGGAASMVHPASGYLIGNVLRRAPLVAKAVSEAIKNKNLSTYHIARKGWETLWSKELIRKKSLYQFGLEKLMRFDEKLLREFFGSFFKLPKNQWYGFLTDTLSLREIVYAMCIMFLKAPWSVKKGLMIMHGREFKMLVRIIFPNI, from the coding sequence ATGTCAATAGAAAGAATGCCAGATGTTCTTGTTTTGGGTGCAGGGCCTGCAGGTATGGCAATTGCATCAGCTTTAGGGAAGGAAAAATTAGATGTTGAAGTGCTTTCTCCAAATGGTCCAGATGAACCATGGCCAAACACTTATGGTATTTGGGGGAAAGAAGTTGATCAACTTGGGCTTCAGGATCTACTTGAATATAGATGGAAAAATACTGTAAGTTTTTTTGGGCATGGCGCTTTAGAAGAACAAGATGACGAGAATAAAGCTACGGAACATTCATTAGATTATGGACTGTTTGATAAAAAGAAACTCCACAATTTTTGGTTTAATGAATGCAATAAATCTTTCATAAAATGGCATCAAGGCTTTGCAGATGAAATACATTTTGACAAATACAAAAGTACAGTAACAACAAAAGATGGCAAGACTTACTCTGCAAGATTAGTAGTAGATGCAACAGGATATGACCCTGTTTTTCTTAAATTAAAATCATGTGGTCCTTTAGCAGTTCAAACTTGTTACGGGATAGTGGGTAATTTTAGTAAGCCTCCACTTAAAAAAGGGCAGTTTGTACTAATGGACTATAGAAATGACCATCTTAATGAAGAGCAAAAAAAGGAACCTCCCACTTTTCTTTATGCCATGGATATGGGGAATGGGAAATATTTTCTAGAAGAAACATCACTTGGTTTAGTAAATCCTCTAACAATGGAAAATTTAAAAGAGAGACTTGAGAAAAGACTATCTTATCGAGATATATCCATCACAAGCATGCAACACGAAGAGCTCGGTTTGTTTCTACCAATGAATATGCCTATTCCAGATTTCAAACAGCAAATACTTGGATATGGTGGTGCTGCTTCAATGGTGCATCCTGCATCTGGATACTTAATTGGTAATGTTTTAAGAAGAGCTCCACTTGTTGCAAAAGCAGTATCAGAAGCAATTAAAAACAAAAATCTTAGCACTTATCATATTGCCAGAAAAGGTTGGGAAACTTTATGGTCAAAAGAATTAATTAGAAAGAAATCACTTTACCAATTTGGATTAGAAAAACTCATGAGATTTGACGAGAAACTTCTTAGAGAATTTTTTGGCAGTTTTTTCAAATTACCTAAAAATCAATGGTATGGTTTTCTCACTGATACTTTATCTTTAAGAGAGATTGTATACGCAATGTGCATAATGTTTTTAAAGGCTCCATGGAGTGTAAAGAAAGGTCTGATGATTATGCATGGTAGAGAATTTAAGATGTTGGTTAGGATAATATTTCCTAATATATAG
- a CDS encoding TIGR02450 family Trp-rich protein: MENCWTSNKPINGLRHFVLVNETKEKGNMIFLLVSVIDSEINLKVTYGELINSGNWKKGWLNLTKIESITKEYADYKICKKVEGIDEIFVNQDSLFNIS; the protein is encoded by the coding sequence ATGGAAAATTGCTGGACTTCTAACAAACCCATAAATGGATTGAGACATTTTGTTTTGGTTAATGAGACGAAAGAAAAAGGGAATATGATTTTTTTGCTGGTTTCAGTTATTGATTCTGAAATTAATTTAAAAGTTACGTATGGTGAATTAATAAATAGTGGAAATTGGAAAAAAGGATGGCTTAATCTTACTAAGATTGAATCGATTACTAAAGAATATGCTGATTATAAAATCTGCAAAAAAGTGGAAGGTATAGATGAGATATTCGTTAACCAAGATTCTTTATTTAATATTTCTTAA
- the hisS gene encoding histidine--tRNA ligase gives MNNLKNLRGTVDLLPNQLIKWQNVEKIVLEQLSRASIKEIRTPILEMTELFIRGIGEGTDVVSKEMYTFLDRGERSCTLRPEGTASVVRALIQNGMSSNPLQKLWYMGPMFRYERPQAGRQRQFHQLGVEFVGYESVRSDVEIIALAWDILGKLGIKELNLEINTLGDQDDRLKFQKSFLGWLEKNKNSLDLDSQNRINKNPLRILDSKNIQTKKILANAPRLFNFLSEKSQKRYSELKNQLDSLKIPYLENHNLVRGLDYYNHTAFEITSGALGSQATVCGGGRYDDLIKQMGGANTPAIGFAIGLERLILLAGKELEVPRNTDIYIINQGLIAETLAIDLSRKLRNYDLLVELDSSGSSFSKQFKKANKLKSKSIIVIGDDEAAKKEFIIRLFDKSSDGNKEEVISFENNTKLENWLNNNLLLK, from the coding sequence TTGAATAACTTAAAAAATCTTAGAGGAACGGTAGACCTATTACCTAATCAATTAATAAAGTGGCAAAATGTTGAGAAAATTGTTTTGGAGCAACTTTCAAGAGCATCTATCAAAGAAATAAGAACACCAATATTAGAAATGACTGAGTTATTTATAAGAGGAATAGGTGAAGGAACTGATGTTGTCAGTAAGGAAATGTATACATTTCTAGATAGAGGAGAGAGGTCTTGCACTCTTAGGCCTGAAGGGACTGCCTCTGTCGTACGAGCATTAATACAAAATGGAATGTCCTCTAATCCTCTTCAGAAACTTTGGTACATGGGCCCTATGTTTAGATATGAAAGGCCTCAAGCAGGGAGGCAAAGACAGTTTCATCAGTTAGGTGTTGAGTTTGTAGGATATGAATCAGTGAGAAGCGATGTTGAAATTATTGCTTTGGCTTGGGATATCTTAGGAAAATTAGGAATTAAAGAACTTAATCTTGAAATAAATACCTTGGGCGACCAAGATGATAGATTGAAATTTCAAAAATCTTTTTTAGGATGGCTAGAAAAAAATAAAAATTCTTTAGATTTAGATTCTCAGAATAGGATTAATAAAAACCCTTTAAGAATTTTAGACTCTAAGAATATTCAAACAAAGAAAATCCTCGCAAATGCCCCAAGACTATTTAATTTCTTGTCTGAAAAAAGTCAAAAAAGATATTCTGAATTAAAAAATCAATTAGATAGTTTAAAAATACCTTACTTGGAAAACCATAATTTAGTGAGAGGTTTAGATTATTACAACCATACAGCCTTTGAAATTACTAGTGGTGCTCTAGGATCACAAGCTACAGTTTGCGGAGGAGGAAGATATGACGATTTAATAAAACAAATGGGGGGTGCAAACACTCCTGCAATTGGATTCGCGATTGGTTTAGAAAGATTAATTCTACTGGCAGGGAAAGAGCTTGAAGTTCCAAGAAATACCGATATTTATATTATTAATCAAGGTTTAATTGCTGAAACGTTAGCCATAGATTTATCTAGAAAATTAAGAAATTATGATTTATTGGTCGAATTAGATTCAAGTGGATCCTCTTTTTCTAAACAATTTAAAAAAGCTAATAAACTAAAATCCAAAAGTATTATAGTAATAGGTGATGATGAGGCAGCTAAAAAAGAATTTATTATTAGATTGTTTGATAAATCAAGTGATGGAAATAAAGAAGAGGTTATATCTTTTGAGAATAATACTAAGTTGGAAAATTGGCTAAATAATAACTTACTTTTAAAGTGA
- a CDS encoding SDR family NAD(P)-dependent oxidoreductase yields MRTILISGANRGIGLNIAHKELKEGNRISVGIRDLESLKGSFIDPKKWPKGRIIVNHYDALKKFTAENWIKNTLDKFGGFDSIINCSGVLSKVPFLFKDGDEEDIMNTLNINFLAIWNLCRLSWDHLCASGKGRIIVLVSMSGKRSKGDLAAYSSSKFALMGLCQTMRNKGWDENIRISAICPSWVNTEMAQNISSIEKSSMTQPEDIAEICSTILKLPTQSVPFEIALNCNYEI; encoded by the coding sequence ATGAGAACCATATTAATAAGTGGAGCTAATAGGGGTATTGGACTAAACATTGCACATAAAGAATTAAAAGAAGGCAATAGAATTAGTGTTGGTATTCGAGATTTAGAATCTTTAAAAGGAAGCTTTATTGATCCAAAAAAATGGCCAAAAGGGAGAATAATAGTCAACCACTATGATGCATTAAAAAAATTCACAGCCGAAAATTGGATAAAAAATACTTTAGATAAGTTTGGGGGATTTGATTCAATAATTAATTGTTCTGGAGTATTATCGAAAGTTCCTTTCTTATTCAAAGATGGTGATGAAGAAGACATTATGAATACTCTTAATATCAATTTTTTAGCAATCTGGAATTTATGTAGGCTTTCTTGGGATCATTTATGTGCATCAGGCAAAGGAAGAATTATCGTTTTAGTTTCAATGAGTGGGAAAAGATCTAAAGGGGATTTAGCCGCATATTCTTCTTCAAAGTTTGCTTTGATGGGATTATGCCAAACAATGAGAAATAAAGGTTGGGATGAAAATATAAGAATTTCAGCAATTTGCCCAAGCTGGGTTAATACAGAAATGGCCCAAAATATCTCTTCAATAGAAAAATCAAGCATGACACAACCAGAAGATATTGCTGAGATATGCTCAACTATCCTTAAGTTACCGACCCAATCAGTTCCATTTGAAATTGCCTTAAATTGTAATTATGAAATTTAA
- a CDS encoding GIY-YIG nuclease family protein — protein sequence MSGYVYLIRVGDLHRIGKTDNLEKKIKKLKPDELLTSILTKEPETLEARLLRKYKSQRIPETGYLKLSIRQIRECKKQFELKGSLPHTLDAEVSITLFASFLLFSLSSLIFYYLNFGFAKAISYSFGMASLPMVVLFITGSFGGYFSEDLSLFSLLTNRIKGLFIAIAMLAMAYLIFNLG from the coding sequence ATGTCAGGATATGTTTATCTTATTAGAGTTGGAGACCTACATAGAATTGGGAAAACCGATAATCTTGAAAAGAAAATTAAGAAATTAAAACCAGATGAATTATTAACATCAATTTTGACGAAGGAGCCAGAAACTCTTGAAGCAAGGTTACTAAGAAAATATAAGTCGCAAAGAATTCCTGAAACTGGTTATTTGAAGCTTTCTATAAGACAAATTAGAGAATGCAAAAAACAATTTGAATTAAAGGGAAGCTTACCTCACACTTTAGATGCTGAAGTTTCTATTACTCTATTTGCATCTTTTTTATTGTTTTCATTAAGTTCATTGATTTTTTATTATTTAAATTTTGGGTTTGCAAAAGCTATATCTTATTCTTTTGGCATGGCATCTCTACCAATGGTTGTATTATTTATAACAGGTAGTTTTGGAGGATACTTTTCTGAAGATTTATCTCTTTTTTCATTGTTAACTAATCGAATAAAAGGTCTTTTTATAGCAATTGCAATGCTCGCAATGGCTTACTTGATTTTCAATTTAGGTTAA
- a CDS encoding 3'-5' exonuclease produces MELFKKKELNQLDFLQGQINSKPSEKSVTNQNKKIKKILIIDTETTGLDENKDEVIEIGGILFDVSFKCVLSQVSFLLPVNNNEAEDVNGISPEVTNISQPWEYGLNFFLKLVDSSDLIVAHNVEFDKKWFGKGRLPKLNKKWICSLEDINWSFQKSLKNRPSVTDLALSFSIPVWNLHRALSDCFYISEVFKKCDNLEELLLKATEPRFLYKALVSYEDRSLAKNAGFRWNSPVQGAWSRKLTTEEAENLDFRVEILN; encoded by the coding sequence TTGGAACTATTTAAAAAAAAAGAATTAAATCAATTAGATTTTCTTCAGGGCCAAATTAATAGTAAACCTTCTGAAAAAAGTGTTACTAATCAAAATAAAAAAATTAAAAAAATTTTAATTATTGATACTGAAACAACAGGTTTAGATGAAAATAAAGATGAAGTTATAGAAATAGGTGGTATTTTATTTGATGTATCTTTTAAATGTGTACTTTCACAGGTCTCATTTTTATTACCAGTAAATAATAATGAAGCTGAAGATGTAAATGGTATATCTCCAGAAGTAACTAATATCTCACAACCGTGGGAATATGGGTTGAATTTCTTTTTGAAACTTGTTGATTCTTCCGATTTGATAGTCGCGCATAATGTAGAGTTTGATAAGAAATGGTTTGGCAAAGGAAGATTGCCCAAACTTAATAAAAAATGGATATGCAGTTTAGAGGATATTAATTGGTCTTTTCAAAAATCACTAAAAAATAGACCTTCAGTAACTGATTTGGCTTTATCTTTTTCAATACCTGTTTGGAATTTACATAGAGCTTTATCTGATTGCTTTTACATATCTGAGGTCTTCAAAAAATGCGACAATTTAGAAGAACTTTTACTTAAAGCAACTGAACCGAGGTTTTTATATAAGGCATTGGTTAGTTATGAAGATAGGTCTTTAGCTAAAAATGCTGGTTTTAGATGGAATAGTCCTGTGCAAGGAGCTTGGTCAAGAAAATTAACTACTGAAGAGGCAGAAAATCTTGATTTTAGAGTTGAGATTTTAAATTGA
- the acs gene encoding acetate--CoA ligase, with product MSLDKKNSINNILEENRIFPPSKEFSENSNIRSQKELFSLKKQALDDPIQFWESFAKSELDWFESFQTVLDTDNAPFFKWFKEGKLNITYNCLDRHIKQGLGEKTALIWEGEPGDSKKYTYKELLKEVCKAANALKAIGVKKGNLVCIYMPMIPEAMFAMLACARIGAPHSVVFGGFSSEALKDRLIDGNAKFVITADGGFRKDKVIELKEAVDKAIVSGADKVVEKVIVVQRTKKNISMVENRDFWWHELLKDRKDWCEPEIMKSEDRLFILYTSGSTGKPKGVVHTTGGYNLWTHLTFKWIFDLKDDDIYWCTADVGWITGHSYIVYGPLSNGATTLMFEGVPRPSNLGAFWEIVQKYKVSIFYTAPTAIRAFMKSGREIPDKYNLESLRLLGTVGEPINPEAWIWYKDVIGKNKCPIVDTWWQTETGGVMISPLPGVVPTKPGSATYPLPGIEVEVVDKNGNKVMENEGGYLIIKKPWPGMMRTIHGNQQRYLESYWEYISFKGEKNVYFAGDGARIDKDGYIWIMGRVDDVISVSGHRLGTMEIESALVSHKSVAEAAVVGRRDDLKGEVIVAFVSLEKNVNTSSELEDELKKHVVKEIGIIAKPEKIIISESLPKTRSGKIMRRILRSLAAGEKISGDISTLEDSSVLEKLKEKS from the coding sequence ATGTCATTAGATAAAAAAAATTCAATTAACAATATCCTAGAAGAAAATAGAATTTTTCCACCTTCAAAAGAATTTTCAGAAAACTCAAATATTAGATCTCAAAAAGAATTATTTAGTTTAAAAAAACAAGCACTAGATGATCCAATTCAATTTTGGGAATCTTTTGCAAAATCTGAATTAGATTGGTTCGAGTCCTTTCAAACTGTACTGGATACCGATAATGCACCATTTTTTAAATGGTTTAAAGAAGGAAAACTCAATATTACATATAACTGCTTAGATAGGCATATTAAACAAGGACTTGGAGAGAAAACTGCACTGATATGGGAAGGCGAACCTGGAGATAGTAAAAAATATACTTATAAAGAACTTCTAAAAGAAGTCTGTAAAGCGGCAAATGCATTGAAAGCTATTGGAGTAAAAAAAGGAAATTTAGTATGTATTTATATGCCAATGATTCCTGAAGCAATGTTTGCGATGTTGGCTTGTGCAAGAATTGGAGCTCCACATTCAGTTGTCTTTGGGGGATTCTCTTCAGAAGCTTTAAAAGATAGATTAATTGATGGAAATGCTAAATTTGTTATCACTGCAGATGGTGGATTTAGAAAAGATAAGGTGATCGAGCTTAAAGAAGCTGTTGATAAGGCAATTGTAAGTGGGGCAGATAAAGTCGTTGAAAAAGTAATCGTTGTTCAAAGAACTAAAAAAAATATTTCTATGGTAGAAAATAGAGATTTTTGGTGGCACGAATTATTAAAAGATCGCAAAGATTGGTGTGAGCCTGAAATTATGAAAAGCGAAGATAGACTTTTTATTCTTTATACTTCAGGCTCTACGGGAAAACCTAAAGGTGTAGTTCACACTACGGGTGGTTATAATCTTTGGACACATTTGACCTTTAAATGGATTTTTGATTTAAAAGACGATGATATTTACTGGTGTACTGCTGATGTTGGTTGGATTACAGGCCATAGTTATATAGTCTATGGCCCCTTATCTAATGGCGCTACAACTCTAATGTTTGAGGGAGTACCAAGACCTTCTAATTTAGGAGCTTTTTGGGAAATTGTTCAGAAATATAAGGTTTCCATTTTTTATACTGCGCCAACTGCGATAAGGGCATTTATGAAGTCTGGTCGAGAAATTCCTGATAAATATAATCTTGAGAGTCTTAGACTTTTGGGTACTGTTGGAGAACCAATCAATCCCGAAGCTTGGATATGGTACAAAGATGTAATTGGCAAAAATAAATGCCCCATAGTCGACACATGGTGGCAAACTGAAACTGGCGGCGTAATGATAAGCCCTTTGCCAGGAGTGGTTCCAACAAAGCCAGGTTCTGCTACTTACCCGTTACCTGGAATTGAAGTTGAAGTTGTTGATAAGAATGGGAATAAGGTAATGGAGAACGAGGGTGGTTATTTAATTATTAAGAAGCCTTGGCCAGGAATGATGAGAACAATTCATGGTAACCAACAGAGATACTTGGAGAGTTATTGGGAATATATTTCTTTTAAAGGAGAAAAGAATGTTTATTTCGCTGGAGATGGAGCACGTATTGATAAAGATGGATACATATGGATTATGGGGAGAGTTGATGACGTTATAAGTGTCTCAGGGCATCGGTTAGGAACTATGGAAATAGAATCAGCTTTGGTTAGTCATAAATCAGTTGCGGAAGCTGCTGTTGTAGGGAGAAGAGATGATTTAAAAGGTGAAGTAATAGTCGCTTTTGTCTCTTTAGAAAAAAATGTTAATACTTCTTCAGAATTAGAAGATGAATTAAAGAAACATGTTGTTAAAGAAATTGGAATTATTGCCAAGCCAGAAAAAATTATAATTTCTGAATCTCTCCCAAAAACACGAAGTGGGAAAATTATGAGGAGAATTTTGAGATCTTTAGCTGCTGGAGAAAAAATAAGTGGTGATATTAGTACTCTTGAAGATAGTTCTGTGTTGGAAAAGTTGAAAGAAAAATCTTAA
- a CDS encoding glutathione S-transferase: MTKDILYSFRRCPYAIRARWALLICEIKVEIREIDLKNKPLDFLKKSKTKTVPILIKKNSEVIEESLEIILWALSESKKENIKLIYFPDNKKEAILEIINENDNEFKYHLDRFKYAPRYQNSNEEFHFTNAIKFIKKWNKLLAENKYFFGDKPTIADWSIWPFIRQFKIACESQKRTNYLEPSIRNWLNTFENNRKFKSLMYKYDLWEQYSRKNYFPYN, encoded by the coding sequence ATGACAAAAGATATTTTATATTCATTTCGAAGATGTCCATATGCTATTCGTGCTAGATGGGCCCTATTAATTTGTGAAATAAAAGTTGAGATAAGAGAAATTGATTTAAAAAATAAACCCCTAGATTTTCTAAAAAAATCAAAGACAAAAACTGTTCCAATACTTATTAAAAAAAATAGTGAAGTTATTGAAGAAAGTCTCGAAATCATCCTATGGGCACTCTCTGAGTCAAAAAAGGAAAACATTAAATTAATTTATTTTCCTGATAATAAAAAGGAAGCTATTCTTGAAATAATTAATGAAAATGATAATGAATTCAAATATCATTTAGATCGATTTAAATATGCTCCTAGATATCAGAATAGTAATGAAGAATTTCATTTTACAAATGCAATTAAATTTATTAAGAAATGGAACAAACTTCTTGCAGAAAATAAATACTTTTTTGGAGATAAACCTACAATCGCTGATTGGTCTATTTGGCCTTTTATAAGACAATTTAAAATTGCTTGTGAAAGTCAAAAAAGAACAAATTATTTGGAGCCCTCAATAAGAAACTGGTTAAATACCTTTGAAAATAATAGAAAATTTAAATCCTTAATGTATAAATATGACTTATGGGAACAATATTCTAGAAAGAATTATTTTCCCTATAATTAA
- a CDS encoding chlorophyll a/b binding light-harvesting protein: MQTYGNPDTTYGWWAGNSGVANRSGKFIAAHVAHAGLIVFWAGAFTLFELSRFDPSVPMGHQPLIVLPHLATLGIGFDANGVAMGDTKPVLAIAIVHLVSSMVLAAGGLLHSLLLPGNLEDSDVARARKFNIEWDNPDKLTFILGHHLIILGFAVIAFVEWARVHGIYDPAIGSVRQVEYELNLAKIWNHQTDFLTIDSLEEVMGGHAFLAFVEITGGAWHIATKQVGEYTKFKGKGLLSAEAVLSWSLAGIGWMAIIAAFWSAANTTVYPTEFFGEPLELKFSISPYWVDTVDLPDGEYTSRAWLANVHYYFGFFFIQGHLWHALRALGFDFKRVTNAISNIDSATVTLKD, from the coding sequence ATGCAAACCTATGGAAACCCAGATACCACCTATGGATGGTGGGCTGGTAACTCAGGTGTAGCAAATCGCTCAGGAAAATTCATTGCTGCTCATGTAGCTCATGCAGGATTAATTGTTTTCTGGGCGGGTGCGTTCACCCTTTTTGAACTTTCACGATTCGACCCAAGCGTCCCAATGGGTCATCAACCTTTAATCGTTCTTCCTCATTTAGCAACTCTTGGAATAGGGTTTGATGCTAATGGCGTTGCGATGGGAGATACTAAGCCTGTTCTAGCTATAGCAATAGTTCACTTAGTTTCTTCTATGGTTTTAGCAGCCGGGGGACTTTTACATTCTTTATTGCTTCCTGGGAATTTAGAAGATTCTGATGTTGCAAGAGCTAGAAAATTCAATATTGAATGGGATAATCCTGACAAATTGACATTTATTCTTGGCCATCATCTAATTATTCTTGGTTTCGCAGTTATAGCTTTTGTTGAATGGGCAAGGGTTCATGGAATTTATGATCCAGCTATTGGTTCTGTAAGACAGGTTGAGTATGAATTAAATTTGGCCAAAATTTGGAATCACCAAACAGACTTTTTGACTATTGATAGTCTTGAAGAAGTAATGGGAGGTCATGCTTTCCTTGCCTTCGTTGAAATTACTGGTGGTGCTTGGCATATTGCTACTAAGCAAGTTGGTGAATATACCAAATTCAAAGGTAAAGGACTTCTCTCCGCAGAAGCTGTTCTATCTTGGTCTCTTGCCGGAATAGGCTGGATGGCTATTATTGCAGCCTTCTGGAGTGCAGCTAACACAACAGTTTATCCTACCGAGTTCTTTGGTGAACCACTTGAACTGAAATTTAGTATTTCTCCTTATTGGGTTGATACTGTTGATCTTCCTGATGGTGAATACACTTCAAGGGCGTGGCTAGCTAATGTTCATTACTATTTTGGCTTCTTCTTTATTCAAGGTCATCTATGGCACGCTTTAAGAGCACTAGGCTTTGATTTCAAGAGAGTAACAAACGCTATCAGTAATATTGATAGTGCAACAGTAACTCTTAAAGATTAA